A stretch of the Dysidea avara unplaced genomic scaffold, odDysAvar1.4 SCAFFOLD_532, whole genome shotgun sequence genome encodes the following:
- the LOC136246206 gene encoding uncharacterized protein, with amino-acid sequence MDGSHEGVELKSFNRLDNVTDEAANTNQQEDEANDEDDIDLPISPAAATANTEGVEEETTDGNLQSQESEDNPVDIDDDDDDEIDLLSPADVDIRMAPKLLRLQFPRIDEGLCNL; translated from the exons GTGTTGAGTTGAAGAGCTTCAATAGACTGGACAATGTAACTGATGAAGCGGCTAACACTAACCAGCAAGAAGATGAAGCTAATGATGAGGACGACATTGATTTACCAATATCACCAGCTGCTGCCACTGCTAACACTGAAG GTGTTGAGGAGGAAACAACTGATGGCAATTTACAAAGTCAAGAATCAGAAGATAATCCAGTtgacattgatgatgatgatgatgacgagaTCGATTTATTGTCACCAGCAGATGTTGACATCAGAATGGCACCCAAATTGCTGCGATTACAGTTTCCTAGAATAGACGAAGGATTATGTAACCTATGA